The nucleotide sequence GGATAGGTAGTCGCAGGTTTAGCAAAAGGACTCACTAAAAAGGGAGTCCTTTTTGTTTTTCTACTTTCTTTTACCACTTAGTTAATTATGGTGGCAGTAGGTTCGTCAGTAGTCCGAACACAGGAGTTCCGAAGGTGCAACCAGTGATTATCGCATTGAAGAGCAGAGGCTTCTTTTTAGAACGCGCCCTTATACGCTGAAAGTACTTGGCTGGTGACGGCCTGGGAGGATAAGTAGTTGCCGGTTACAAAATGACCTACTGATAAAGTAGGTCATTTTACTTTTCGCGTTTCTTTAGAGATAAGCTGAATACGGTGGCAGTAGGCTTTAGCAGCACCCGAACGCGTCGAAGGTGCAATCAGTATTAAGCTAATTGTAGAGCAAGGCTTCTTTTTAGAACGGGTTCCGAAGGTGCAACCAATATTCAGCTATTTGTAGAGCTAAGGCTTCTTTTTAGAACGCGCACACATACGCCGAAAGTATCGAAGGTGCAATCAGCAAGAAGCATATTGTAGAGCAAGAGCTTCTTTTTAGAACGTTTGGCTGGTGACGGCCTGGGAGGATAGGTAGTCGCAGGTTTGTAAAAAAGCACTCGCTGGAAAGCGAGTGCTTTTTGTTTTCTACTTTCTTTACCACTCAGCTCATCATGGTGGCGGTAGGTTCGTCAGCAGTCCGAAAACAGGTGAGCCGAAGCCTTGGGTGGCTATTTGTGGTGGCGGCCCTAGCCAGGCACTAGTCCCGCTTCGACGGTACACCTTAACCTCCGCTAAGGCTAATGCCTGGCCCGGGCCAAGTTTAATCACGCGGGAGTTAAGGATTGCGAATTAAAGGATTCATTTCAGAACAGAGTTCCGAAGGCTTAATCAGTGATTATCGCATTGAAGAGCAGAGGTTTCTTTTTAGAACGGCTAAGGTGCAATCAGTGAAAGATGCAACATATCAAAGGTGTTATGGGGCGAGACAATGGGTTGAAAAAAATAGTATAAATAGCAGATTATCGACAAAAAATATATTTCAGCAATAGTATTCTGTATACAATCGCGCTGAATGCTCTCAGCCAAGTGATTTTATGCTATAATTATTACTCAAATGTATTATTTTTTTATCCGTAACATTTTATGTAAAATTATCAAAGGGTGTGGTAGATAGAGGATTATCTAAGAGTTAACAACACAATTCAAACAAATACTATTGGAGGTTTATATGAAGCAATATCAAAAGCTGTTGTTAGGATTTGTTCTCGGTATCGTTGTCGGTCTAATCGGTTATTATACTTTTCCGGAAAAATCCTATCCGTTCATGAAAACGTTTACTGACTTCTGTACCCTAACGGGTGCAGTATTCCTCCGGATGATCTTTATGGTTGTTGTTCCTTTGCTAGTTTCAGCGTTAATTCTTGGTGTTTTTGAATTGGGCAAAGGGCGTAACTTAGGTAAAGTTGCTACCAAGTCGTTAATGTATACTGTGGTGTTAAGTTTGATTGCCGTTATGCTCGCCGTAACGATGACTAACATCATGCAACCTGGGGTTGGCGTGCAGTTCGACAGAGATGAACTTGCTAAGAACACAGGTGTTCTTACGATTAACAAAAATATGCAGGCAGCGCAAAGCAAACCTTGGACCCAATATATTACCGACCTGATTCCGCAGAACCCCGTTGACTCTGCAGCCAGAGCCTTTGGCGGTGAAATTATTGCTGTCATGGTGTTCGCGTTAATGTTTGGCTACGCGCTCAGCATGGTCGTTAAAGATGAAGACAATGCGTTCATCCAGATGCTGCAAACCGTCTTTGACGCTTCGCTAAAGATCATCGATTGGGCCATGAAACTTGCTCCATATGGCATCTTTGCCATAGTATTCAACACGACCTACCGGATGGGTGCTGGATTCCTAACGAACGTTGCCTACTTCGCCGGAGTTGTCGTACTCAGCCTGCTGATCCAGCAATTTGTTGTTTATGCCTTCTTCCTAAAGGCTTTTGCGAAAACGAACCCGTGGGAATTCTTCAAAAGCTGTAAAGAAGCGTATGTGTACGCATTTTCAACTGCCTCCTCCAATGCTACCCTGCCGATTGCGCTGGAAGTCGCCGAGAAGACACTTAAAGTGCCTCCCAAGATTGCTCGTTTCGTCTTGACTTGCGGCGCTTCCGCCAACCAAAATGGTTCAGGGCTATATGAAGGGACAGTTTTATTGTTCCTGGCTCAGGTTTTCGGAGTCAGCCTCTCCATAGAGCAACAAGTGGTTGTCGTCTTGACGGCAGTGTTGGGCGGTATCGGAACGGCTGGCGTTCCTGGCGGCACGTTGCCAATCATTGCGATCCTGTGCGTAAATGTTGGTGTGCCTGTTGAAGGATTGGGCTTGATCCTCGGCGTCGACCGCTTCCTGGATATGTGTAGAACTGCCCTAAACGTTTCTGGTGATTTGGTTATCGCTAAGCTCGTTAGCGCAAGTGTAGGTGATATCGAGGAAAGTGCTGACGCTAAAAGTATTGCCTAGTAAGCCGAAGAAGACGGTTAGGCATAGCCGTCAGAATTAGCCACGCGGATTTGCGAATACAAAAAGGCACTCAAAAGGAGTGCCTTTTTGTATTTTTGTGAAGATCAATATACCATAAAACAAGATAAGGCAATTGTAGGCTGAAAATAAATATATAGATTAAAATCGCTGTTATTTTAGGCGGTTCTTTCTTTTAGTGACACTTAATGGAAGGAAGATGGCAAGCATTTATCGAATTGTTAAAATAATTATAATAAGTTCTAAAATTGAGTATTTTATATGAACTGGAGGCAACTATGGAACTACGTCTTGCTATTGTGGACGATGATATCAGCATCCGGAAA is from Anaerosporomusa subterranea and encodes:
- a CDS encoding dicarboxylate/amino acid:cation symporter, coding for MKQYQKLLLGFVLGIVVGLIGYYTFPEKSYPFMKTFTDFCTLTGAVFLRMIFMVVVPLLVSALILGVFELGKGRNLGKVATKSLMYTVVLSLIAVMLAVTMTNIMQPGVGVQFDRDELAKNTGVLTINKNMQAAQSKPWTQYITDLIPQNPVDSAARAFGGEIIAVMVFALMFGYALSMVVKDEDNAFIQMLQTVFDASLKIIDWAMKLAPYGIFAIVFNTTYRMGAGFLTNVAYFAGVVVLSLLIQQFVVYAFFLKAFAKTNPWEFFKSCKEAYVYAFSTASSNATLPIALEVAEKTLKVPPKIARFVLTCGASANQNGSGLYEGTVLLFLAQVFGVSLSIEQQVVVVLTAVLGGIGTAGVPGGTLPIIAILCVNVGVPVEGLGLILGVDRFLDMCRTALNVSGDLVIAKLVSASVGDIEESADAKSIA